Genomic DNA from Eleutherodactylus coqui strain aEleCoq1 chromosome 8, aEleCoq1.hap1, whole genome shotgun sequence:
tacaaataAAAAGAACTTTTTTTTAGGGGGAAAATAAAGAAATTCTCTGTCATTTCGTTAAATTTTTACGGCATTTCatggtgcaaaataaataatattattcTGGCGATGCCAGGTTTAGGGCGGGCTGACACGGCCgtaagcgtaaaacgctgcgATAAGATAAGgcttgccacaattttttttcccgcattgcGATGCGGCACAGAAATCGCTCAtgcgtatgactccattcaaaagaatttttGCATCTCGCAATGAACAAATCTCGCTCAAGAATCTCGACCGCGTGAAATCCTTCTTACCGAGAGGATCCGTTAAAACCCTGTAACTTTGTCATCTGTCCCGCTTCCGTTCGTGGATTTCTTTCCGCTATTAACGGATGCGTTTAAATTAACAGAACAGCAACGCAGATGTGAGCGGCGCTTGCTGCGCGACCCACGTCCGGATATACAAATGATCTGCAGGAAGAAGCTGGTGTCCGGGACTAAAAGGTGTTGTGCCaagttatgattggtgggggtctcaccgccggGACCCTCACCGttcccaagaacgggggtcctgagTGCATGGAGCGGCGGTCACTCAGGCtcgctgctactccattcatttcaatgaccgcACCGGAGATTTCCGAAACACTTGAACTCGGTATTCTCCGCCACTGAAGTGACTATAGCGGTAGACCGCCTGCGCGACATCTGCTCCATTCGCTCAGCGTCCGGCGGGACCCCTTTTCAGTGGCGTtccagcggtgagacccccccacgatcataaagttattccctattctgtgggtAACTATAACTTGGCACAGTCCCTTTAAAGGGATGCCCCCATGTTTGCCAAACATGGCTGTCGTGAGAACGCCGCTGTGTATGAGGTGGTGGGAGGACCGAAACAGCCGAGCGCAAGTACACTACACTGTTTTCCTAGCTCTGATAGCAGTCAGTGGGTgtttcatatacagtatatgtattacACACCTAGCTTGCTGTACTGTATATGTaacccctattgacttctatgggagtttcgGAAAGCGTGTGGCGAAGCCCTTTCAGCTGCTCCTGTAATCCCAATCATGGCCCCCCACAATCTGCAGTTGTGGCTCCCACTGCCACTGGCCTAGCTGCCTTGTACGGCTGGGCCTGTGGCATTGGGGGCCACAACTACAGACAGGCAGGACCCCCACCTATGTGACGTTTATGGCATATACCCCTATAGAGtatgggggcgggggggagggggatgtgcCCCCATGTCATTGATCGGACATTACAGGGTCCGTCTGTGAATGATCCCGCTGTGTTCTGCATTCTGCAATGACAGTTCTGCTCGATGTCCCTTCTCTGGTTGTCAGGTTGTCGGAGCATGGCCTTCCGCCTCTTCATGAAGCTCTGCGTCTTCACTCAGCAGCATCGGGGGAAATGTCTTGCGGGGTCTTCACTTGGACTGTTTGCTGTGAACGTTTTCTACCACGTGTTCCCAGAGCAAACCTTCAGGGAGTTGTATCAGGAATGGTATAAGGGCGAGCGGACCGCGCTGAGCGACAGACTGCGAGCCCAGTTCCGTGACGTCTTGGATGAGACCCGCTTGGACTCTTCGGGTTTCACTCCCTTCGCAGCTTATGGCTTCCAGATCATCAGCGCCGGCGTTCCTTGGCTCCCCGGCGGCTGCTTGATTGGAGTCCCTACAAATTATAACAGCAGGATGGAGGACGGCACGTGCATCGCTGACCGAGTGGTGTTGGTTAATGGGCAGGAGGTGGACTGGACGCGGGAACCCGGGATCAGCTTACAAGACTCTTTGACCCTTTCGGTGAATGCCCAGAAATTCTCCATG
This window encodes:
- the TMEM177 gene encoding transmembrane protein 177; the protein is MAFRLFMKLCVFTQQHRGKCLAGSSLGLFAVNVFYHVFPEQTFRELYQEWYKGERTALSDRLRAQFRDVLDETRLDSSGFTPFAAYGFQIISAGVPWLPGGCLIGVPTNYNSRMEDGTCIADRVVLVNGQEVDWTREPGISLQDSLTLSVNAQKFSMAREALHAQTGGPILRASVAPLSLTAVCVSAVAVKQHLGLYSRPILFRGFYNVLIVLLGLTGYCLGYDMVSQFLDYKADRKAAAISKAYARGGLELYEKILAHNKLLRGIFGKKGETTYASNGNLFPGYLRQKHASYTSRRDRIKHALEKRQE